The following coding sequences lie in one Sesamum indicum cultivar Zhongzhi No. 13 linkage group LG9, S_indicum_v1.0, whole genome shotgun sequence genomic window:
- the LOC105170478 gene encoding uncharacterized protein LOC105170478 isoform X2, with translation MEAVAEGLWALAEHHEQRREIGKAVKCLEAICQSPVSFLPIVEIKTRLRVAALLLKHSHNVNHAKAHLERSQLLLKSIPSCFELKCRAYSLLSQCYHLVGAIPSQKQILNKGVELTALSGDGFAGGLWSCNFNSQLANALIIEGDYNGSILSLQQGFSCAVEMCYPELQMFFATSILHVRVMQWDSTSLVEESVNRCNFIWESIEPDKRQHCLGLLFYHELLQLFYLLRICDYKTAAQRIDKLDAAMKSDMERMQQIRELTNELDVLNRSLSRSDLNYKDRTALAEKQTKLEERLSNYTGTNLTGKASLEPAYFGNVKRAWPDKLELAPPPIDGEWLPKSAVYALVDLMVVVFSRPKGLFKECQKRIQSGLQTIQEELLQLGITDRVKEVELQHSAIWMAGVYLMLLMQFLENKVAIDLTRTEFVEAQEALVQMRNWFVRFPTILQACESTIEMLRGQYAHSVGCYSEAAFHFLEASKLTQSKSTQAMSQIYAAVSFICIGDAESSAKAVDLIGPVLGVIDSFVGVREKTCALYTYGFLLMRQQNLQEARVRLASGLQTTHTYLGNLQLVSQYLTVLGNLALALHDTGQAREILRSALTLSKKLYDIPTQNWVLSNLTALYQQSGEKGSEMENLEYQRRKIEDLQQRLATARSSVHHNELIEKVKLQVQQLNEHDMKRAIAGPSKSIDLDIPESVGLLTPQPMPSSARLMDQDIGRLRKRKV, from the exons ATGGAAGCGGTGGCGGAAGGGCTGTGGGCGCTGGCGGAGCACCACGAGCAGAGAAGGGAGATAGGGAAGGCGGTGAAATGCCTTGAGGCGATTTGCCAGAGCCCAGTCTCGTTTCTCCCCATTGTTGAAATCAAAACCCGCCTCCGAGTCGCCGCTCTTCTTCTGAAGCACTCGCACAATGTCAATCACGCAAAAGCTCACCTGGAGCGTTCC CAACTTCTCTTGAAGTCTATTCCTTCTTGCTTTGAGCTGAAGTGCAGAGCTTATAGCCTGTTGAGCCAGTGCTACCATCTTGTGGGAGCAATTCCTTCACAAAAACAGATATTAAACAAGGGTGTAGAACTCACTGCACTTTCTGGAGATGG GTTTGCAGGAGGGTTATGGTCTTGCAACTTCAATTCTCAGCTTGCAAATGCCCTGATAATTGAGGGAGACTACAATGGGTCAATTTTGTCATTGCAACAAGGATTTAGTTGTGCTGTGGAGATGTGTTACCCGGAACTGCAG ATGTTTTTTGCTACTTCAATATTGCACGTCCGTGTGATGCAGTGGGACAGCACAAGTCTGGTAGAGGAATCTGTCAACAGATGCAATTTCATATGGGAATCTATTGAGCCTGATAAA AGACAACATTGCCTCGGGTTACTGTTTTATCACGAGCTGCTGCAATTATTCTACCTACTCCGGATATGTGACTACAAGACTGCTGCTCAACGTATTGATAAATTGGATGCTGCTATGAAGTCTGACATGGAGAGGATGCAACAAATACGAGAACTCACGAATGAACTTGATGTGTTAAATCGTAGTCTCTCACGCTCTGACTTGAACTACAAAGACAGAACTGCTCTTGCTGAAAAACAAACTAAGCTGGAGGAAAGACTTAGTAATTACACAGGAACAAATTTAACTGGAAAAGCAAGCTTGGAGCCTGCATATTTTGGAAATGTGAAGCGAGCATGGCCTGATAAGCTTGAGTTGGCTCCACCTCCTATTGATGGGGAATGGCTGCCTAAAAGTGCGGTCTATGCATTGGTAGATCTTATGGTGGTTGTTTTTAGCAGGCCAAAAGGGCTTTTTAAGGAGTGCCAGAAGAGGATTCAATCTGGGTTACAAACCATTCAAG AGGAGCTGTTGCAATTGGGGATTACTGACAGGGTCAAAG AAGTGGAGTTGCAACACTCTGCAATTTGGATGGCTGGTGTATATTTAATGCTTCTAATGCAGTTCCTGGAAAACAAAGTAGCTATTGATCTTACACGAACTGAATTCGTAGAAGCACAAGAG GCTTTGGTGCAGATGAGAAATTGGTTTGTTCGCTTTCCAACCATCCTACAGGCTTGTGAGAGCACAATTGAGATGCTAAGGGGCCAATATGCACATTCTGTGGGCTGCTATAGTGAAGCGgctttccattttcttgaagCATCAAAG TTGACTCAAAGTAAATCGACGCAAGCCATGAGCCAAATTTATGCAGCAGTCTCTTTTATCTGCATCGGTGATGCTGAATCTTCAGCCAAG GCTGTTGATTTGATAGGACCTGTTTTAGGAGTGATAGACTCCTTTGTTGGGGTTCGAGAAAAGACCTGTGCTTTGTATACTTATGGATTTCTACTTATGAGGCAACAGAATTTACAAGAAGCCAG AGTCCGGCTAGCTTCTGGCTTGCAGACTACACATACTTACTTGGGAAACCTACAACTTGTTTCCCAGTATTTGACTGTGCTAGGAAATTTGGCACTTGCTCTACATGACACTGGACAAGCCAGAGAAATCTTAAGATCTGCCCTGACATTGTCAAAAAAGCTTTATGATATTCCAACGCAGAACTGGGTTCTCTCAAATTTGACAG CTCTGTACCAGCAATCAGGGGAGAAAGGGAGTGAAATGGAGAATCTCGAGTATCAAAGGAGAAAAATTGAGGATTTGCAGCAAAGACTTGCCACTGCACGTTCATCAGTTCATCATAATGAACTG ATTGAGAAAGTAAAACTCCAAGTCCAACAATTGAATGAGCATGACATGAAGCGAGCGATTGCAGGCCCTTCCAAGAGCATCGATCTTGACATACCTGAATCTGTTGGGTTGTTAACTCCTCAACCAATGCCTTCATCAGCGAGGCTTATGGATCAGGACATTGGGAGGCTTAGGAAGAGGAAAGTATAG
- the LOC105170478 gene encoding uncharacterized protein LOC105170478 isoform X1: MEAVAEGLWALAEHHEQRREIGKAVKCLEAICQSPVSFLPIVEIKTRLRVAALLLKHSHNVNHAKAHLERSQLLLKSIPSCFELKCRAYSLLSQCYHLVGAIPSQKQILNKGVELTALSGDGFAGGLWSCNFNSQLANALIIEGDYNGSILSLQQGFSCAVEMCYPELQMFFATSILHVRVMQWDSTSLVEESVNRCNFIWESIEPDKRQHCLGLLFYHELLQLFYLLRICDYKTAAQRIDKLDAAMKSDMERMQQIRELTNELDVLNRSLSRSDLNYKDRTALAEKQTKLEERLSNYTGTNLTGKASLEPAYFGNVKRAWPDKLELAPPPIDGEWLPKSAVYALVDLMVVVFSRPKGLFKECQKRIQSGLQTIQVVLHAEELLQLGITDRVKEVELQHSAIWMAGVYLMLLMQFLENKVAIDLTRTEFVEAQEALVQMRNWFVRFPTILQACESTIEMLRGQYAHSVGCYSEAAFHFLEASKLTQSKSTQAMSQIYAAVSFICIGDAESSAKAVDLIGPVLGVIDSFVGVREKTCALYTYGFLLMRQQNLQEARVRLASGLQTTHTYLGNLQLVSQYLTVLGNLALALHDTGQAREILRSALTLSKKLYDIPTQNWVLSNLTALYQQSGEKGSEMENLEYQRRKIEDLQQRLATARSSVHHNELIEKVKLQVQQLNEHDMKRAIAGPSKSIDLDIPESVGLLTPQPMPSSARLMDQDIGRLRKRKV; the protein is encoded by the exons ATGGAAGCGGTGGCGGAAGGGCTGTGGGCGCTGGCGGAGCACCACGAGCAGAGAAGGGAGATAGGGAAGGCGGTGAAATGCCTTGAGGCGATTTGCCAGAGCCCAGTCTCGTTTCTCCCCATTGTTGAAATCAAAACCCGCCTCCGAGTCGCCGCTCTTCTTCTGAAGCACTCGCACAATGTCAATCACGCAAAAGCTCACCTGGAGCGTTCC CAACTTCTCTTGAAGTCTATTCCTTCTTGCTTTGAGCTGAAGTGCAGAGCTTATAGCCTGTTGAGCCAGTGCTACCATCTTGTGGGAGCAATTCCTTCACAAAAACAGATATTAAACAAGGGTGTAGAACTCACTGCACTTTCTGGAGATGG GTTTGCAGGAGGGTTATGGTCTTGCAACTTCAATTCTCAGCTTGCAAATGCCCTGATAATTGAGGGAGACTACAATGGGTCAATTTTGTCATTGCAACAAGGATTTAGTTGTGCTGTGGAGATGTGTTACCCGGAACTGCAG ATGTTTTTTGCTACTTCAATATTGCACGTCCGTGTGATGCAGTGGGACAGCACAAGTCTGGTAGAGGAATCTGTCAACAGATGCAATTTCATATGGGAATCTATTGAGCCTGATAAA AGACAACATTGCCTCGGGTTACTGTTTTATCACGAGCTGCTGCAATTATTCTACCTACTCCGGATATGTGACTACAAGACTGCTGCTCAACGTATTGATAAATTGGATGCTGCTATGAAGTCTGACATGGAGAGGATGCAACAAATACGAGAACTCACGAATGAACTTGATGTGTTAAATCGTAGTCTCTCACGCTCTGACTTGAACTACAAAGACAGAACTGCTCTTGCTGAAAAACAAACTAAGCTGGAGGAAAGACTTAGTAATTACACAGGAACAAATTTAACTGGAAAAGCAAGCTTGGAGCCTGCATATTTTGGAAATGTGAAGCGAGCATGGCCTGATAAGCTTGAGTTGGCTCCACCTCCTATTGATGGGGAATGGCTGCCTAAAAGTGCGGTCTATGCATTGGTAGATCTTATGGTGGTTGTTTTTAGCAGGCCAAAAGGGCTTTTTAAGGAGTGCCAGAAGAGGATTCAATCTGGGTTACAAACCATTCAAG TTGTTTTACATGCAGAGGAGCTGTTGCAATTGGGGATTACTGACAGGGTCAAAG AAGTGGAGTTGCAACACTCTGCAATTTGGATGGCTGGTGTATATTTAATGCTTCTAATGCAGTTCCTGGAAAACAAAGTAGCTATTGATCTTACACGAACTGAATTCGTAGAAGCACAAGAG GCTTTGGTGCAGATGAGAAATTGGTTTGTTCGCTTTCCAACCATCCTACAGGCTTGTGAGAGCACAATTGAGATGCTAAGGGGCCAATATGCACATTCTGTGGGCTGCTATAGTGAAGCGgctttccattttcttgaagCATCAAAG TTGACTCAAAGTAAATCGACGCAAGCCATGAGCCAAATTTATGCAGCAGTCTCTTTTATCTGCATCGGTGATGCTGAATCTTCAGCCAAG GCTGTTGATTTGATAGGACCTGTTTTAGGAGTGATAGACTCCTTTGTTGGGGTTCGAGAAAAGACCTGTGCTTTGTATACTTATGGATTTCTACTTATGAGGCAACAGAATTTACAAGAAGCCAG AGTCCGGCTAGCTTCTGGCTTGCAGACTACACATACTTACTTGGGAAACCTACAACTTGTTTCCCAGTATTTGACTGTGCTAGGAAATTTGGCACTTGCTCTACATGACACTGGACAAGCCAGAGAAATCTTAAGATCTGCCCTGACATTGTCAAAAAAGCTTTATGATATTCCAACGCAGAACTGGGTTCTCTCAAATTTGACAG CTCTGTACCAGCAATCAGGGGAGAAAGGGAGTGAAATGGAGAATCTCGAGTATCAAAGGAGAAAAATTGAGGATTTGCAGCAAAGACTTGCCACTGCACGTTCATCAGTTCATCATAATGAACTG ATTGAGAAAGTAAAACTCCAAGTCCAACAATTGAATGAGCATGACATGAAGCGAGCGATTGCAGGCCCTTCCAAGAGCATCGATCTTGACATACCTGAATCTGTTGGGTTGTTAACTCCTCAACCAATGCCTTCATCAGCGAGGCTTATGGATCAGGACATTGGGAGGCTTAGGAAGAGGAAAGTATAG